The Pseudophryne corroboree isolate aPseCor3 chromosome 2, aPseCor3.hap2, whole genome shotgun sequence genome has a segment encoding these proteins:
- the LOC135009370 gene encoding mucin-2-like, which produces MAKVLLLIGLSLVLGSQLVSAYELTCYFSNSAQYRNGLGKFKPDNIDPCLCTHLIYAFAGMSNNQISTLEWNDVHQYKALQDLKKQNSNLKTLISIGGWNFGTKPFTVMVSSLKNRQTFITSVIKFLRQYDFDGLDIDWEYPGARGNPPRDRHLFTILVQEIKAAFETEALITKRPRLMVTAAVASSISKIQSSYEIPQLANALDYIHVMTYDLHGSWEGYTGENSPLFARPGETRYSSYLNVYYAMNYWRNHGAPASKLLIGFPTYGRTFHLKNLSDTGLGAPTSGPGPAGPYTGQPGLWAYYEICTFLKNGATSEWSFAEDVPYAYQGSDWVGYDNANSFQIKAEWLMQNDFGGVMVWSLDMDDFTGTFCNQGKFPLISTLKRTLGIQSIDCTSSHPHTSSNPKSIDSPKSSDHQKTIDSKDHIKSNEHPKNSNSDSNPKSSESTSHPKHSDSKSSHSNSISGFCVGKASGLYPVIGNTDAFWNCWKGLTYQEDCPLGLIFSQSCQCCIRSAPTTKSSSSSGGNAFCVGKASGLYPVPGNKNAFWNCWKGLTYEQDCPIDLIFDQNCQCCTLPPPSNVPVTVAPSKIHSHSDSKNHPKNTDSKDHPKITHSDEHPKSSDSDTHPKSKTSEAKGDSKNTSSDNHKSSVSDSHHKSSDSKDHPKSTVSDNHPKSSDSKEQPKSSESKDHPKISISDNHPKNSESKDHTKSIVSDNHPKSSDSKEQPKSSESKDHPKISVSDNHPKSSASKDHPKTTVSDNHPKSSESKDHTKSTVSDNHSKSSDSKEQPRSSESKDHPKISVSDNHPKSSESKDHSKTTVSDNHSKSSDSKEQPKSSESKDHPKNTVSDNHPKSSDSKEQPKSSESKDHPKNTISDNHPKSTDSKEQPKSSESKEHPKIGVSDNHPKSSESKDHSKTTVSDNHSKSSASKDHPKSTGSDNHPKSSDSKEQPKSSESKGHPKSTVSDNHPKSSDSKEQPKSSESKDHPKISVSDNHPKSSESKDHSKTIVSDNHSKSSASKDHPKSTVSDNHPKSSDSKEQPKSSESKGHPKSTVSDNHPKSSDSKEQPKSSESKDHPKNTVSDNHPKSSDSKEQPKSSESKDHPKNTVSDNHPKSTDSKEQPKSSESKDHPKISVSDNHPKSSESKDHSKTTVSDNHSKSSDSKDHPKNTVSDNHPKSSDSKEQPKSSESKDHPKNTDSDNHPKSSDSKEQPKSSESKDHPKNTVSDNHPKSSDSKDQPQSINSDNHPKSSDSKDHPKTTVSDNHPKSSESTDHSKTTVSDNHPKGSDSKEQPKSSEPKDHPKISVSDNHPKSSESKDHSKTTVSDNHSKSSDSKDHPKSTGSDNHPKSSDSKEQPKSSGSNNHPKSTVSDNHPKSSDSKEQPKSIESKDHPKNTVSDNHPKSSDSKEQPKSSESKDHPKNTVSDNHPKSSDSKDHPQSINSDNHPKSSDSKDHSKTTVSDNHPKSSESNDHSKTTVSDNHLKGSDSKEQPKSIEPKDHPKISVSDNHPKSSESKDHSKTTVSDNHSKSSESKDHSKTTVSDNHSKSSDSKDHPKTTVSDNHPKSSESKDHPKSTVSDNHPKSSDTKEHPKSTVSDNHPKSSDSKEQPKSSESTDHPKSTVSDNHPKSINSKDHPKSIVSNNHPKGSDSKEQPKSSESTEHPKNTVSDNHSKSSDSKDHPKTTVSDNHPKSSDSKDHPKSTVSDNHPKGSDTKEQPKSSESKDHPKNTVSDNHPKGSDSKEQPKSSESKDHPKNTVSDNHPKSSESMDHPKSTVSDNHPKGSDSKDHPKSIVSDNHSKSSDSKDHSKSSESKDPTKNSDSDNHRKSSGSKEQPSSSDKSKSSDTGYHPNNNKSSSQPKHIDSKNSHSKSISGFCVGKTSGLYPVTGKKNAFWNCWKGLTYQQDCPVGLIFSQSCQCCIVSAPSTKSSTADNGFCVGKASGLYPVPGNKNAFWNCWKGLTYEQDCPIGLIFDQSCQCCSSSTSHSTVNTRSGSDNHSKSKESGIAHSTDHKASNSDSSPKISPSGSSQKSGPAGSSPTGSNPKSGSSDSSSKTNHPESIPSDSIPKSSTKKGPSGNSPKMSHSGIRPKASPSGSTHKASHSERTPSDTSPKSGPSDINPKSRPTDTSPKSSPSSTSPKSSPSGTSPKGSPSGTSPKRSPSETSPKSSPSGTSPKSSPSGISPKRSPSGTSPESSPSDTSPKSSTSGSSPKSSPSDTSPKRSPSGTSPESSPSGKSPKSSTSGSSPKSSPSDTSPKSGPSSSSPKISPSGTSPKKTGPKTITSNFCIGKASGLYPVASDKNAFWHCSDGITYKQYCSAGLVFDVSCECCK; this is translated from the exons TGCTTTGGATTACATCCATGTTATGACCTATGACCTGCATGGTTCTTGGGAAGGATACACTGGAGAGAATAGCCCTCTGTTTGCCAGGCCTGGAGAAACAAGATACAGCTCCTACCTTAATGTT TATTATGCCATGAACTACTGGAGGAATCATGGTGCACCAGCTTCAAAACTTCTTATTGGTTTCCCAACCTATGGACGTACCTTTCATCTAAAAAACCTATCTGATACTGGTCTTGGTGCCCCAACATCAGGGCCAGGACCAGCTGGACCTTATACCGGGCAACCTGGTTTATGGGCTTATTATGAG ATTTGCACTTTTCTGAAAAATGGAGCCACTAGTGAATGGTCATTTGCGGAGGATGTCCCTTATGCCTACCAGGGCAGTGATTGGGTGGGATATGACAATGCCAACAGCTTCCAAATTAAG GCTGAATGGCTGATGCAGAATGACTTTGGAGGTGTTATGGTTTGGTCATTAGATATGGATGATTTTACTGGTACATTCTGTAACCAGGGCAAATTCCCTCTGATCTCTACATTGAAGAGAACACTTGGCATTCAGTCCATTG ATTGCACTTCTTCACATCCACACACATCTAGTAATCCAAAGAGCATTGACTCTCCGAAAAGCAGTGACCATCAAAAGACCATTGATTCAAAGGACCATATAAAGAGCAATGAACACCCAAAGAACAGTAATTCTGATAGCAACCCAAAGAGCAGTGAATCTACGAGCCATCCAAAACACAGTGACTCTAAAAGCAGTCATTCTAACAGTATTTCTGGATTCTGTGTGGGCAAAGCAAGTGGCTTGTACCCTGTGATAGGGAACACAGATGCCTTTTGGAACTGTTGGAAAGGACTCACCTATCAGGAAGATTGTCCTCTTGGTCTGATTTtcagccagagctgccagtgct GCATTCGTTCTGCTCCTACAACAAAGAGCAGCAGCAGTTCAGGTGGTAATGCGTTTTGTGTCGGCAAAGCAAGTGGTCTGTACCCAGTGCCTGGAAACAAAAATGCCTTCTGGAACTGTTGGAAAGGGCTCACCTATGAGcaagattgccccattgacctaatATTTGATCAGAACTGTCAGTGTT gtaccttgCCACCTCCTTCTAATGTTCCTGTCACAGTAGCTCCATCTAAAATTCACAGCCACAGCGACTCCAAAAATCATCCTAAGAACACTGACTCTAAAGATCACCCAAAGATCACTCACTCAGATGAGCACCCCAAGTCTAGTGATTCAGATACACACCCTAAGAGTAAAACTTCTGAAGCTAAAGGTGACTCAAAAAATACTAGCTCTGACAATCACAAGAGTAGTGTTTCTGATAGTCATCATAAAAGTAGTGACTCTAAGGACCACCCAAAGAGTACGGTTTCTGACAATCACCCCAAAAGCAGCGACTCTAAAGAACAACCCAAGAGCAGTGAATCTAAGGACCATCCTAAGATCAGTATCTCTGACAATCACCCCAAAAACAGTGAGTCTAAGGACCACACCAAGAGTATTGTCTCTGACAATCACCCCAAAAGCAGTGACTCTAAGGAACAACCCAAGAGCAGTGAATCTAAGGACCACCCTAAGATCAGTGTCTCTGACAATCACCCCAAAAGCAGTGCCTCTAAGGACCACCCCAAGACTACTGTCTCTGACAATCACCCCAAAAGCAGTGAGTCTAAGGATCACACCAAGAGTACTGTCTCTGACAATCACTCCAAAAGCAGTGACTCTAAGGAACAACCCAGGAGCAGTGAATCTAAGGACCACCCTAAGATCAGTGTCTCTGACAATCACCCCAAAAGCAGTGAGTCTAAGGACCACTCCAAGACTACTGTCTCTGACAATCACTCCAAAAGCAGTGACTCTAAAGAACAACCCAAGAGCAGTGAATCTAAGGACCACCCAAAGAATACTGTCTCTGACAATCATCCCAAAAGCAGTGACTCTAAAGAACAACCCAAGAGCAGTGAATCTAAGGACCACCCAAAGAATACTATCTCTGATAATCACCCCAAAAGCACTGACTCTAAGGAACAACCCAAGAGCAGTGAATCTAAGGAACACCCTAAGATCGGTGTCTCTGACAATCACCCCAAAAGCAGTGAGTCTAAGGACCACTCCAAGACTACTGTCTCTGACAATCACTCCAAAAGCAGTGCCTCTAAGGACCACCCAAAGAGTACTGGCTCTGACAATCACCCCAAAAGTAGTGACTCTAAAGAACAACCCAAGAGCAGTGAATCTAAGGGCCACCCAAAGAGTACTGTCTCTGACAATCACCCCAAAAGCAGTGACTCTAAAGAACAACCCAAGAGCAGTGAATCTAAGGACCACCCTAAGATCAGTGTCTCTGACAATCACCCCAAAAGCAGTGAGTCTAAGGACCACTCCAAGACTATTGTCTCTGACAATCACTCCAAAAGCAGTGCCTCTAAGGACCACCCAAAGAGTACTGTCTCTGACAATCACCCCAAAAGTAGTGACTCTAAAGAACAACCCAAGAGCAGTGAATCTAAGGGCCACCCAAAGAGTACTGTCTCTGACAATCACCCCAAAAGCAGTGACTCTAAAGAACAACCCAAGAGCAGTGAATCTAAGGACCACCCAAAGAATACTGTCTCTGACAATCATCCCAAAAGCAGTGACTCTAAAGAACAACCCAAGAGCAGCGAATCTAAGGACCACCCAAAGAATACTGTCTCTGACAATCACCCCAAAAGCACTGACTCTAAGGAACAACCCAAGAGCAGTGAATCTAAGGACCACCCTAAGATCAGTGTCTCTGACAATCACCCCAAAAGCAGTGAGTCTAAGGACCACTCCAAGACTACTGTCTCTGACAATCACTCCAAAAGCAGTGACTCTAAGGACCACCCAAAAAATACTGTCTCTGACAATCACCCCAAAAGCAGTGACTCTAAAGAACAACCCAAGAGCAGTGAATCTAAGGACCACCCAAAGAATACTGACTCTGACAATCATCCCAAAAGCAGTGACTCTAAAGAACAACCCAAGAGCAGTGAATCTAAGGACCACCCAAAGAATACTGTCTCTGACAATCACCCCAAAAGCAGTGACTCTAAGGACCAACCCCAGAGTATTAACTCTGACAATCACCCCAAAAGCAGTGACTCTAAGGATCACCCCAAGACTACAGTCTCTGACAATCACCCCAAAAGCAGTGAGTCTACTGACCATTCCAAAACTACTGTGTCTGACAATCATCCCAAAGGCAGTGACTCTAAGGAACAACCCAAGAGCAGTGAACCTAAGGACCACCCTAAGATCAGTGTCTCTGACAATCACCCCAAAAGCAGTGAGTCTAAGGACCACTCCAAGACTACTGTCTCTGACAATCACTCCAAAAGCAGTGACTCTAAGGACCACCCAAAGAGTACTGGCTCTGACAATCACCCCAAAAGCAGTGACTCTAAAGAACAACCCAAGAGCAGTGGATCTAATAACCACCCAAAGAGTACTGTCTCTGACAATCACCCCAAAAGCAGTGACTCTAAAGAACAACCCAAGAGCATTGAATCTAAGGACCACCCAAAGAATACTGTCTCTGACAATCATCCCAAAAGCAGTGACTCTAAAGAACAACCCAAGAGCAGTGAATCTAAGGACCACCCAAAGAATACTGTCTCTGACAATCACCCCAAAAGCAGTGACTCTAAGGACCACCCCCAGAGTATTAACTCTGACAATCACCCCAAAAGCAGTGACTCTAAGGACCACTCCAAGACTACAGTCTCTGATAATCACCCCAAAAGCAGTGAGTCTAATGACCATTCCAAAACTACTGTCTCTGACAATCATCTCAAAGGCAGTGACTCTAAGGAACAACCCAAGAGCATTGAACCTAAGGACCACCCTAAGATCAGTGTCTCTGACAATCACCCCAAAAGCAGTGAGTCTAAGGACCACTCCAAGACTACTGTCTCTGACAATCACTCCAAAAGCAGTGAGTCTAAGGACCACTCCAAGACTACTGTCTCTGACAATCACTCCAAAAGCAGTGACTCTAAGGACCACCCTAAGACTACTGTCTCTGACAATCACCCCAAAAGCAGTGAGTCTAAGGACCACCCTAAGAGTACTGTGTCTGACAATCACCCCAAAAGCAGTGACACTAAGGAACACCCAAAAAGTACTGTGTCTGACAATCATCCCAAAAGCAGTGACTCTAAGGAACAACCCAAGAGCAGTGAATCTACGGACCACCCTAAGAGTACTGTGTCTGACAATCACCCCAAAAGCATTAACTCTAAAGACCACCCCAAGAGTATTGTCTCTAACAATCATCCCAAAGGCAGTGACTCTAAGGAACAACCCAAGAGCAGTGAATCCACAGAACATCCAAAGAATACTGTCTCTGACAATCACTCCAAAAGCAGTGACTCTAAGGACCACCCCAAGACTACTGTCTCTGACAATCACCCCAAAAGCAGTGACTCTAAGGACCACCCTAAGAGTACTGTGTCTGACAATCACCCCAAAGGCAGTGACACTAAGGAACAACCCAAGAGCAGTGAATCTAAGGACCACCCAAAGAATACTGTCTCTGACAATCATCCCAAAGGCAGTGACTCTAAGGAACAACCCAAGAGCAGTGAATCTAAGGACCACCCAAAGAATACTGTCTCTGATAATCACCCCAAGAGCAGTGAATCTATGGACCACCCTAAGAGTACTGTGTCTGACAATCACCCCAAAGGCAGTGACTCTAAGGACCACCCAAAGAGTATCGTTTCTGACAATCACTCCAAAAGCAGTGACTCTAAGGACCACTCCAAGAGCAGTGAAAGTAAGGACCCTACAAAGAACAGTGATTCTGACaaccacagaaagagtagtggctcTAAGGAGCAGCCAAGCAGCAGTGACAAATCAAAGAGTAGTGACACTGGATACCATCCTAACAACAATAAGTCTAGCAGTCAACCAAAACACATTGACTCTAAAAACAGTCATTCTAAAAGTATTTCTGGATTTTGTGTGGGCAAAACAAGTGGCTTGTATCCTGTAACAGGGAAGAAAAATGCCTTTTGGAACTGTTGGAAAGGACTCACCTATCAGCAAGATTGTCCTGTTGGTCTGATTTtcagccagagctgccagtgct GCATCGTTTCTGCTCCTTCAACAAAGAGCAGCACAGCTGACAATGGGTTTTGTGTCGGCAAGGCAAGTGGTCTTTACCCAGTGCCTGGTAACAAAAATGCCTTCTGGAATTGTTGGAAAGGACTCACCTATGAGCAAGATTGCCCCATTGGCCTAATATTTGATCAGAGCTGTCAGTGTT GTTCATCATCTACTTCTCACAGTACAGTTAATACTCGCAGTGGCTCTGACAACCATTCTAAGAGCAAAGAGTCTGGAATTGCCCACAGTACTGACCACAAAGCTAGTAACTCTGATAGCAGCCCTAAGATCAGCCCATCTGGAAGCAGCCAAAAGAGTGGGCCTGCTGGCAGCAGCCCAACTGGCAGCAACCCTAAGAGTGGATCCTCTGACAGTAGCTCCAAGACCAATCACCCTGAGAGCATTCCCTCTGACAGCATCCCCAAGAGCAGCACAAAAAAGGGCCCGTCAGGAAACAGCCCTAAGATGAGTCATTCTGGTATCAGACCCAAGGCCAGTCCTTCTGGTAGCACCCATAAGGCAAGTCACTCTGAGAGAACTCCCTCAGACACCAGTCCTAAGAGTGGTCCCTCTGATATCAATCCTAAGAGTAGACCCACTGACACTAGTCCTAAGAGTAGCCCTTCtagcacaagtcctaaaagtagcccCTCTGGCACCAGTCCTAAAGGTAGCCCCTCTGGCACCAGTCCTAAGAGAAGCCCCTCTGAAACCAGTCCTAAAAGTAGCCCCTCTGGCACCAGTCCCAAGAGTAGCCCCTCTGGCATCAGTCCTAAAAGAAGTCCCTCTGGCACCAGTCCTGAAAGTAGTCCCTCTGACACTAGTCCTAAGAGTAGCACCTCTGGCAGCAGTCCTAAAAGTAGCCCCTCTGACACTAGTCCTAAAAGAAGTCCCTCTGGCACCAGTCCTGAAAGTAGTCCCTCTGGCAAAAGTCCTAAGAGTAGCACCTCTGGCAGCAGTCCTAAAAGTAGCCCCTCTGACACCAGTCCTAAGAGTGGTCCCTCTAGTAGCAGTCCTAAGATTAGTCCGTCTGGCACCAGTCCTAAAAAAACTGGTCCAAAAACTATTACCTCTAATTTTTGCATTGGTAAAGCCAGTGGATTGTATCCTGTGGCCAGTGACAAGAATGCTTTCTGGCACTGCTCTGATGGAATCACCTACAAACAATATTGCTCTGCTGGCCTTGTCTTTGATGTGAGCTGTGAATGCTGTAAGTAG